TATGAGGGGATCACAAACTATCATGAAATTGAATAGAACAGGGAACGTAACAAGCCTGCAGTGAATGTTAGTTAAAGGAAGTGAACACAAATGGCTCCAAATAACATTACACATAAAAGAGAAACTAGGTCCTCAAATGGATGGGCAAAGATTTGAAAATTGCAAAATTGGTGTTTGCATTCAGATCACACCAGAGTGCACGTGTACCTTGATATTCTTGCCTAAATCCCCCACAAAGCTTTAGAAACATAAGCTAAAGAGCCTGCAGTTGTCCCCGGCACCTCCTGAACACGCCCCATGTTGTAGACGTCCTGTCAACTCGCCAAACAGTAGACGCATCCTGGCCAAAATCATGCAGTGGCGAGCACCGCTTTCAGCTGTGGCCGGAATGCTGTAAACTGTGTAATCCTCTGCTAGGAGCCACCAGCCAGTGCAGGGAGAGGCTGCTGGGCGCAGTTGTTTTGGCAGCTGAGGCGTGACTTTGCAGTAGCTGAAGTGATGGATAATGAGATGAATGACTCTGGGGACTGAGTAAAGAAGATCATTTCCCACATGCTGGGGTTTAAAGTTTACTACAGAATTGTGACCATAATAAGAGAGAGACTTCTTATAAAATCACCCTTTTCCTGTAGTGTCGCTTTGACACTGCATTCAgggacttttttcccccctctcctgCAGTGTTACATAACTTTGCAGTATTGGCCACTGGTGAGACAGCAGTCCAGCAACAGTGTAGCCCGACTGTACTAATTAAAATCCACGCGGGTATGCCACTGACTGCTTGCGTACACTGCGTTTATGTGGAGCGGCAAAAGGAGAAGCTTCCAAAACTGCACCGATGCAAGTGAAACAAAAGGTGATACAAACTTTCATGTCTGCAGAGCTGACAGAGGGGACTCTAGCATATGGCAGATTGTTACTGGCATACATCGAAAGAAGGGGATCGTACCTGCAGACTCAAGAAGTGCACATGATGCAAACTTCCTGGTGTGCAATGATCCAATTTTGATGCATTTGGCACTTCAAAGGTTGCTGTGTTTATGAAGCTGTACCACGTTATACCACcacaacacattttataagCTTTGTCCAGCTGCTGTAATGCAAAGAAAACCgttttagcttcttcaccctctGTGGAGGATGAAGGTTATTAGATTTGCGCATGCTCACGAgtgaatatgtttgtttttgtcataacAACCATTTATCCCACAGgtttttgaaaaatattttaaacagttttaacacCTCCTTCCATTTTAAACCCCTTTTTTGACCAAAtacgggggaaaaaaacatcttttcgaGGTGTAGCAGAAATCCCCCCCACAGTCTCCATGTTTCATAGCTTCTCGACGATCCTCTTCTCTCCAACAGACACAGACAGGCAGACCTCCACCGACCTGAATACAGACACAATGGAGTGAGTGCTGGCTGCTTCATGACCCGATCACGCTGTCTACTCTGCTGTCTAGTATCTATTTTTAGACTCTCTTGATAGTGCAAACTTGCAATTAGTGTGTAAGGGGTAAGAAGCACAACTTAAAGTTCCTTGTGCGTAACAGTAATTGCAGTGGCATTCTCTTATGATTATAATGAGGCTATTATGAAATTAGAGATAAATGAACTCACAGTTTGATTACAGAGAATTAATACCTGTCTTCACAATGACGAAGCATGTGAAGCTTTTCACACGTAAAATGCCAAAAATTAGTTGGAAGGGCTCCTGGTTTTAACATTTTAGAAGTCAGGTTCTCATCTTTGGATGTTTTATAAACTATTAGATCAAAGGAAATTCATCAATAATCAATTCACTGAGTTTCATCCCATTTTAGAGGCATTCTCAAAGGCAGTGTGATTCAAGTCATACCGTTAAAGAACTTGAAGGTTCAACACTCACACTGACCTTTGAGCAGAGATTATCGTTAAAGTGTAGTGCAAGACAAATGTATATCACAACTTCCTGTATCCCTAAACACTGCTGATCTCCACATGCTGTCTCTGACCTGCTTTTCTTTCCCCTATTGCTATCTTCACCCATGCACTCACCCTTCTCTTTCTGCCTCCCTGCCAGTTGGTCATCGTCCTCCTCTTCCAGCCTGATGGCCAGCAGCAACGTGACCAACAAGACCGACCCCCACTCCCTCAACTCCCGCGTCTTCATCGGCAACCTCAACACCCTGCTGGTCACCAAGGCTGATGTGGAGGCGATCTTCTCCAAGTACGGCAAGATCGTCGGTTGCTCCGTCCACAAGGGCTACGCCTTCGTCCAGTACTCCAACGAGAGGAACGCCAGGGCCGCCGTGGCCGGGGAGGACGGCCGCATGATCGTTGGACAGGTGCTAGGTGAGatggaaaaaaacagcatgttaagGTGTTGCTTGGTAACGTCTCTGAAGACTAAAGCAAGTTAATCAATAATATAATACTGTTTGTACTTCATTAAAGACATTTGGAAGTGTTGGATGGTATATTTTGTAACCTTTGAGCTAGGTATGCCTCCTTCTGTGCAGTCTATATGTGATATAGGTAAGGTGGTGGCAGTAGCTTTATATTTACTGCACTGAAAGCAAAATTTGTCTTTTCTAATTACAAGTGCATTTAGAAAATTGTGTGGGGACACAAAGTATAGGCTGTAAATATTTTCACTCCCTGACTTGTATCTGTTACAATGTGCAGTTTATTTGCTCACCTTCAGATTAAAACCTGGGATGTCGTTAtcatttcacagtttaaacacatGCTGCTGCCCTCTAGTGTTACATCAAGTAAAATCAAGTAAAGAATGACGAGAGTTGCTTCACATCCACTCTGAACGAGAGCAGAGGGGCCTCTCTGTTGTTCagccaaataaaaataaatgtgaggACTTATTTGCCGATACAGTCTGTTAGAGGTAAAACCTGCACTAGTCTGACAAAAATAACATACCAGATGGAGATGTGGTGTAATGTGTTTGATGGAATTTCACACATTCTGTCCCATAgcgttttttttccccctggatTTCTAGTCCATTCTACCTTACCTCGGTGTTTCTCCTTCTACAGACATCAATCTGGCAGGTGAGCCGAAACCTCATAGATCGAAGACAGTGAAGCGATCTGCAGGAGACATGTACAGGTTTGTGCATGCTGCATGCTCTCAGTCACAGTGCAGCAGCTTTAGCACATGTTGCTGGCTAATCTTTCTATTCTGTCCCCTCTTTATCTGCAGTTCATCTTTTGATTTGGACTACGACTTCCAAAGAGATTACTATGACAGGTAAGTAGTTTATTCTTTACACATGTAAGAATAATCTGCCTGCTGCTCAGCACATTATTGGCCagctggggggggggttgtaaaGCAGCTTGCAGAGCCAGTAAGCTCAACACTTTGATGCTCTCCTTCTCAGAATGTACTCCTACCAGTCCAGGGtgcctcctccccctccccctctgTCCCGCGCTGTCATCCCCTCCAAACGTCCCAGGGTGAGCCTGAGCAGCGGAGGGAGCCGACGAACCAAGACcagcttctcctcctcctcctccaagaGCAGCCAGAGAACTTCACGTACAAGTAGGCTCCTCACAGAGTCATCTATGCTGTCTTTACTGGTGACGTCCAAAGGTCATCTCAGTAGTGGCTTATCCCATATTTCCCCTACAGTGAAGGCAGATGATCTACAGACCATAAAAAGGGAGCTTACACAGATCAAACACAAGGTGGACTACTTGTTGGAGAGCTTAGAGCGCATGGAGAAGGACCACAGCAAGAAATCAGGTGGGTCCTGCTTTGATTTTAGGGCAGCCAGGCATCACGTCAAGAGCCTAAAAACCTCTAATGTGAGACCAAGAATGCATTTACAAACATTACATATGTACTTGATTATTTACTTGTCAGGTTGGCATTAGCTATTACCAGTTCAAGCAAAGTCCACTTCTTCCAAAACAGGAGATGTCCTTTTTTTTGACAAATATATTCTCTGTGACTCACGCTGCACAAAGATGAGTCATGGAGGTGCTTATGCAAAtgttaaatatatacatttcaTGCACCCAGCTCCATCTGTTATATAAACCTTCCAGGTATGGAGCAGACtggcagaaacagaaaaatcaggtttttatttgagtgtttttgtgtattttctatCCACCATCTACTCAGAGATGAAAAGCTCCAAACCTGAGCCAGGTGAAGTGTCTCCTCTCCACTCATCTACCTCcagcaaaaaggaagacagTCTGAAGAGGGGCAAAGAGAGCCGGGAGCTGAATGActcagaggaggagggagactTGCTGGAAGATGAAGATGAGGTGAGGACtggggaaaaggaaaaggaggaCATCGGCAGCTCTTTTAAACAAGTTGTTGTATGCACAtagtttgttttcagctgttctgATTATTCAACAGATGAATTTAGTGCAAAGAACAtaacatgatttattttttacaaccataaatccaaaaaagttgggatgttgtgtaaaatataaatacagttgGAAAGAATCATAAACCAGTATTTCTTTCATAGTAGAACACAGAACATATCTGATGTTTAAAGTgagacattttactatttcatgaaaaatagGAGCTCGTTGTAAATTTAATTGCAGCAACATGTTTCAGGAGAGTTAGGACGAGGGcaacaaaagaaacagctggaggagcaTTTTGCAGCTCATTAGGTTACCTAGTAAAGAGTCAGTCACATGATTGGGAGAGCCGGTTTTGTGGGCTGAGGTTTACCAATGTTTACCTGCACGTACAGACACTGGAACAATTGCTCAACATAAAATTGTGAAGACTTTGAATCTCTCATCATCCACAGAGCATAACATCATCAAAAGATTCAAAGCATAAGGCCAAAGACCAGTGTTGATCTTCGGGCTCTGAggcagcactgcattaaaaacagacatgattgtctcatggaaatcactgcatgggctcagAAACACTTCTAGAGATGTGAAAAAGCTTCATCAGTGCTGAAAGGTATACAGATGAAGTCTTTTTCAGGAAACTCCTTGCATATATTTTagatatataataataatcatcatcattgcATTGGAtagttatatttacattttacgcACCGTCCCAACTTCTGTGGAGTTGGGGTTTCATCTGCTTGATCCATGTGTCAGATACTGACGTTGACCtttgtcctgtgtgtgtctctgtgcgcAGACgaaaagcagagggagagactACGATGATGATGACGAAGGTGAGCAGGAGGAAGGAGAGGACGATGGCGATAGTGCTAACGGAGatgaatcctgaatgtgaaacacactcacacacacacgcagcaaaTTGTGTATTTCTCCACACCAGACTTGTACGCAGTGGTCATGTGCTCGTATCTGCTGAACTGACTGGACAGTTATTTACATCATATGGTAGATATCACTCCTCTCTTGCACAAATTCACAGATATGAGAAGTACTTGTTTCAGAATTTTCTTTCAAGTTGGGAAGGTAAATatactctttttttatttgacttCTTATATGAACATGTTTCTGCTTCTTTCAGAAAAAACAGCAAACTCAGCTGAGCTTAACTGTAACTTTTATGTGTTTGAACGATTTGTCACAACGGATTGAAGAACTGATTGAAAAATCGAGTCCCTTACCAGCTATTAGCTAGCTAGCTCAAGTGCAAAGGTTTGAACTAGAGTGTAGTCTTTAATGTGAGCTCCTGCTagaagtttaaacatttaaaatgtactgctgatccagctgctgcacagctgcctcctaaccagcaggtggcagtgtgTCCCAACAAGTGGCCCACACAAAGGCCACAAGGATTACTTCTTTTGTTCTCAGAAAATCTTGGACTTCTGCTTATCGGATAATGCCACAAGCATGCGCGACCGCTCGTTTGTGGCCACGCAGATCCTCACTGGTcctgaaatagttttgtgtgCTGCGGAGGTGTGCTGACCTTTACTGACCTTGACTTGTGTGATGAAGTGATGCTGCATGTTAGTTTGTGTCCgtttctcttctgtttcctgtttcatcCGACTGCACTGGTAAAAGTGAATAAACATGTTTTCCAATGTGGAGCCTCTGTGAGTCTTTCATACAGTCCAGATGCACACAGTCGCTGTGATGTTGAGGTGGGGCTAaataaatgaactgaactgagaaATTGTGTGTTATGCAACAGTGTGCTGAGTTGACAGGTTGAGTGCTGGAGCTGGAGTGAGCAGGACGTCTATAACTAATTTGGTATTTTCTCATATACCTCAAGGTCCATGTAGTTAGTTTTAGCTCTAAAATACCTACAAAGGTTTGTTAACAGCTGTGCACAATGACCCTTTAAAATCTGTTCACATCACACAAGACTGGTGACTCAGGTGGTCGAGCGGCTTGTCTACCAATTAGAAAGAAAGCAGATTGATCCCCGCCTCCTGAACTCTCCAGTCGGCATGTCAAAGTGTCTTTTGGGCAAGATGCAGAATCCCGAGTTGCTCCTgctgcatccattggagtgagTGTGTGAACATTAGTAATAACATGAAAGTGCTGTATGAATGCggtattttccgcactataaggtgcacttaaaatcctttaattttctcaaaaattgacagtgcgccttataatccggtgtgccttatgtatgaattctggttgtgcttactgaccccaaaacgattttatgtggtacacggcgctgaAAATTccgtcaaaaaatgttttagtacgactttggtaagctacgaagccgcataATGTCGAAGCATTATggctactgtagtcaggagcctcgcggagtaatctgggtccaaagtcaaacgaacactgagaattaaaaactgtctaaattcttttatctttaataaaatgatcagcattgctgctttaccaggtgtaacgattaagtttaacatccaggcatccatgaaaacagaatttattaaatttaacagagtcaGAAGTTAGCAgaaagttagctcgctagtttccacctaaacatgatgtagcatgttctgactgagagatttcagaaaaaattaaaacgtacagctctgctatcacttccaacataaatgaagacagaactaaacagcagtgacttttgtagggttacttcAGTTGGGCTAGCtgatatataatgatgtgctacgtgatcactagcaacacagctatgttagcataacataaacacagtgaagctggataaataaaagttaaagtaagggttcccgatggttagggacaaatccAATCGCATgacaggatgctgtaaatggaccaaacttcagtcagaagAACTGACTGAagaactgagataatccatccacaacaggaggttagtcattaatatactgcagcaAAATGGGAATatagcagctgcgagagaattcaacattaatgaatcaatggtacagaagtggaggaagcaagaataTTTATTCACTGTGGATATGAAAGGTGATCTCTTCgaaaagaaaaagtcacaaCGAGCTCTCCTTAGAACACACAGATGTCCTCAAGGTAGGTACGACTTTTTTAACTTTCTATATTGAGCACCCCGACCTAATGAagcacacaggaaaaaaaacagaaaccaaatctTGGGTCAGACTCCAGAATCTGCAGGAAGCTATGGAGCCTGTTTGCCCAGAGCTTAATGAATAAGCGTTGATGCTGCTTCCTTGTTAATATATGTCACACAGCTTGGAGAACTTAAAACTCTGTGATAAATGGAAGAACGTGAAGCTGGCAGGAataaagaggaggaaaaaggaaCAACTAATCAATAAGTAGCGGCCCTGGGGGTGAATGGTGATTTAATGGGGGGGTACTGCAGACAAGCGAGGCAGGACTGATGATGATAGTatagatgatggatggatggatgcacagGTCACAGAAGAGTGGAGACAGATGGAAGAGGCGCTAACAGATGGAGAGATGACAGGAAGAGCGGAAGAGATTCCATGGCGTGCACAGAGAGGGAAGGGGGCGGGAAAATGTGATAGTGGTCTAACAGTTAAAGTGAGTGATTGCAGAGCAGCGGTTTGAGCTCTGAAGGTCCTGAAACACTGCTGCACAGGATGGAAGACGTTACTTTTTTATGTCGAAGGTTTAAAGTTTTTCTGAAACTGTACTTCCGGGCCTCCGTTTAGATAATCGACTGAAGAGAATATCAAACAGTCCCATTACCCAGCAGGCCCGCTGAAACACTGCTGCCCTTGTGTTCTCTAAAATGAATGACAGCATGCAACAATGAGGTGCTGTTTCATTTCAAAACACTGATCATCAATGCAGTTTTGAATGCTCACTCTCTGTTCACACGCACGCAACACACCCTGTCTTCAAATCAGTTAAAATTGAGGTTAAGCATGAACTTGCATGACTTGAGCACCATTAACATGCTGTTATGTTAAACATGCCTTGAAAGCACTTCAAACTGGTGCAGTGAAGCGGCGAGTATATCTAATAACACACAAGGTTCCCGACAATACCTGAAATTGTGTTAAATGAAGCAGTTCAGGTGACGGTGTCCGTCTGCACGACCTCGCCCGCATACTGTCAGGCCATGCGCCACACTGTAAGACTGTAACTAAGTGAGCATGAATGAAATTAAAGCGACAACATTGCAGTGGGTTGTTAACACTCTACTGAGGTGTGAGCTCCATTATCTGGGGAACATTTCCCAGCCCAGCAGACTCGGTGGGCCTGCAGCACAGAAGAGCTTCTTCACAAGCAGCCGCAGTTGTTCTCACTTTCTGGTTTTGTCATTTACAAACATACTCCGCAAAGACTTCACGTGTTTAGATCGTTGTCCTTCACACATTTGGGTGGCACTTTGTGAAAACACACTTACTTCACTTTGAGTTCCTAAAATCTTTCTACAGTATCGCTTATGACTGATTGCCTTacatcagttcatttttatgtggttcaaaTATTTGAATGCGCACACAGTTAATGGTACAGTTGCAGGAAAAACTGGACACTATCGCACAGCCCACTTAGAACAACCTGAACCAACTGGCACAACTAAACTGTGGCCAAGCGATCCATCTTTCTTTTAGCATTGCTAATGCACATGTTTTGTGTTATCTAGTCATGCACAGTCATGCACATATGCAAATATCGCTGTAACCATAGGTCGAGCCAGTAGCactggggggttttttgggtgCGATTTACAGGATAAAGGGGCTCTGGAAGTTATCCTGAAACTCTGCGGCAGTTTGGGTTTGGTGTAAAAACCTAACAGAGATATTCTCCGGTGGGAAAAGAGAATCTGCAACAATTCAAACGCGATGTGAGGAAATAAAAGTGACACAGTCGTGCAGATGGAAAAGACTGAGGGTGAGCGAGGGAAGGGAGATAAACCAAAGAAATAATTTGAGCCACGGAGAGGTCGTGGGGAGAGATGGGAAGGATGAGAAGGCTGCGGAAAGAGAAGACAGAGGAGAGGGATGAACACGAGCAGCATTGCAGGACTGCACAGAGGTCGTGAGGCAAGGAGAGGtggggaggggaggaggaggaagggaggTACAGGGATGGAGCTGTAAGTCTCCAAGGAGATTTCTGTGTCACTGCGAGCTCtttgtgtgaatatgtgtgactgtaagtgtgtgtgtgagcattaAAGTATCCGAGCCGGTGTGAGTCTCAGAAAATGTCATAATGTGTGagcttatttttacttttttatgaatatgtgagtgtgtgtgtgtgagagagagagatagtgaGAGATAGATAATGTGTCAGGAAAACAGAATGAAATACAAGTTAAACATCAGGAGAGGAAAGTTCACTGCCTGTGGGTGTATTTCACTTTGGTTTCAAGCAAAACatctagctgtgtgtgtgtgtgtgtgtgtgtgtgtgtgtgtgtgtgtgtgtgtgtgtgtgtgtgtgtgtgtgtgtgagtgtaaaaCAGGCACCGGTAGCACAGTGGAAACTGTTTTAATTGTCTAATTTACACGTAATTCCCCGTCCATTAGATGCAGTAATAACTGATGCACTAACGGTCATCAAGGCTCTGCAGTATTCTCATTCTGCTTTCAGTTTTGGCTTTTCAAACTAAGaaaatgtgtccatatttgACCTGCTTCCTCTGAAAAAATGCCAAATGTACCACCCACCCTCTGTCCTTCAGAGATTCTCTAAAgtaaattcctttttttttctttttttgtttaaattcaaGTCAAGGTGTCCCTTTTTTAAATACGCTGCTTCTAAAGGGCAGATTTCTCCACCTCCAGGCTCAGTCTTGTGAGCATAGTCAGTGACCTTGAAGCACATCTGGCATCAAAGATGTGGCTATGTAAGGCCAGATAGGCTGCCACATGTGCCTTAAAATTTATAGATAGTAATAGGTTGCAAAAAGCTCGTCGTCATTATGAACAACCAGGACAAAAAGTCCTCATAAATTTATCGAAATGTTCCAGGTCTTTGGCAACAGCCCAAAGACCCGTCTAAAGAAACAGTCCCACCCACAGGGTAAGGAGACTAGCTCTGGCCTTCAATGGGATTAAGGACAGAAACAACAATTTACCCAGTCCACATTTTGGATGTTCAGATTTCCCACTGACTCAGTCTGACTTGCTTTGGTCCATATCTGTGTGGGGTTAAGTGTGACTGGTATGGATGTGACTGTGAATggttgtttctctgtgttagccctatgATGgattggtgacctgtccagggtggagCCTGCCTTTCCGCAAACATTAGCTGGGCAAGCCTACAGCCAGCAATCCTGTTTGGTtaaataattcataaaaaacaaaaaaactgataGATGGATGCAATAAATTAAATTTAGCTCCcttctttgtttctgcttttgcTCCTGATGGAGAAGTAGTAATTCCTGCCTTAGAAAGATGGATTAAAAGTAAATGTATAgtgctgtgcaaatgtttaatctTGTTATATCTTGGTAGGATAATTAGGAAATAGGTGCATTGGCTTATTGAAACATGCATATAAATATTTGGAAATGCAGTGTATAGCCTCCTGAGAACCAGCCTattcatttatgtcctctgtaatggacatttgttttGGTCTATACTTTTGATTTATTTGAGCTATCCTTATAAGTCATTATGTACTAAATAGAGAACATCATGGGCTTTCCAATGTTACCCCATGTTCGGATGGCCTCTTTTAACTCCAAAAAAGTTCAGTGGAAAGATTGATTTTTCCTCGGTTCTCATTAGGTTAAGGCAAAAACAGTGGGGGTTTCATTCTAATGAGCTCTAAAGTCgctatttggtatgaccaccttaaTTCTTTAGCACAAGGTTTCTCTTTGACAAGGTttattgtaatttctttaagtagttttCAGGAGTAGTACTCGAGGCTTcttgaaagacattcaaagctcctctttggatgttggttgcctttagatgatcccacactgcttcatcAATGGTGatgtccgggctctggggaggccaatccatgactgatggtgtttcactgtgtgtttttctatccaggtatgattttactgcactggcagtgtgtttgggatctaCTACTGCCAATCAGATACTTTACCAATCATATctgatggtggatcaaaatctgatggtacttttctgtgttcagaaTTCAGTCAGTTTTGATAGGATAAACGCTGCTGGGCTGggaacc
The sequence above is a segment of the Oreochromis aureus strain Israel breed Guangdong linkage group 3, ZZ_aureus, whole genome shotgun sequence genome. Coding sequences within it:
- the hnrnpc gene encoding heterogeneous nuclear ribonucleoproteins C1/C2 isoform X1, encoding MDWSSSSSSSLMASSNVTNKTDPHSLNSRVFIGNLNTLLVTKADVEAIFSKYGKIVGCSVHKGYAFVQYSNERNARAAVAGEDGRMIVGQVLDINLAGEPKPHRSKTVKRSAGDMYRFVHAACSQSQCSSFSTCCWLIFLFCPLFICSSSFDLDYDFQRDYYDRMYSYQSRVPPPPPPLSRAVIPSKRPRVSLSSGGSRRTKTSFSSSSSKSSQRTSRTMKADDLQTIKRELTQIKHKVDYLLESLERMEKDHSKKSEMKSSKPEPGEVSPLHSSTSSKKEDSLKRGKESRELNDSEEEGDLLEDEDETKSRGRDYDDDDEDMRSTCFRIFFQVGKVNILFFYLTSYMNMFLLLSEKTANSAELNCNFYVFERFVTTD
- the hnrnpc gene encoding heterogeneous nuclear ribonucleoproteins C1/C2 isoform X4, whose protein sequence is MDWSSSSSSSLMASSNVTNKTDPHSLNSRVFIGNLNTLLVTKADVEAIFSKYGKIVGCSVHKGYAFVQYSNERNARAAVAGEDGRMIVGQVLDINLAGEPKPHRSKTVKRSAGDMYRFVHAACSQSQCSSFSTCCWLIFLFCPLFICSSSFDLDYDFQRDYYDRMYSYQSRVPPPPPPLSRAVIPSKRPRVSLSSGGSRRTKTSFSSSSSKSSQRTSRTMKADDLQTIKRELTQIKHKVDYLLESLERMEKDHSKKSEMKSSKPEPGEVSPLHSSTSSKKEDSLKRGKESRELNDSEEEGDLLEDEDETKSRGRDYDDDDEDLYAVVMCSYLLN
- the hnrnpc gene encoding heterogeneous nuclear ribonucleoproteins C1/C2 isoform X3; translated protein: MDWSSSSSSSLMASSNVTNKTDPHSLNSRVFIGNLNTLLVTKADVEAIFSKYGKIVGCSVHKGYAFVQYSNERNARAAVAGEDGRMIVGQVLDINLAGEPKPHRSKTVKRSAGDMYSSSFDLDYDFQRDYYDRMYSYQSRVPPPPPPLSRAVIPSKRPRVSLSSGGSRRTKTSFSSSSSKSSQRTSRTMKADDLQTIKRELTQIKHKVDYLLESLERMEKDHSKKSEMKSSKPEPGEVSPLHSSTSSKKEDSLKRGKESRELNDSEEEGDLLEDEDETKSRGRDYDDDDEDMRSTCFRIFFQVGKVNILFFYLTSYMNMFLLLSEKTANSAELNCNFYVFERFVTTD
- the hnrnpc gene encoding heterogeneous nuclear ribonucleoproteins C1/C2 isoform X5, which translates into the protein MDWSSSSSSSLMASSNVTNKTDPHSLNSRVFIGNLNTLLVTKADVEAIFSKYGKIVGCSVHKGYAFVQYSNERNARAAVAGEDGRMIVGQVLDINLAGEPKPHRSKTVKRSAGDMYSSSFDLDYDFQRDYYDRMYSYQSRVPPPPPPLSRAVIPSKRPRVSLSSGGSRRTKTSFSSSSSKSSQRTSRTMKADDLQTIKRELTQIKHKVDYLLESLERMEKDHSKKSEMKSSKPEPGEVSPLHSSTSSKKEDSLKRGKESRELNDSEEEGDLLEDEDETKSRGRDYDDDDEGEQEEGEDDGDSANGDES
- the hnrnpc gene encoding heterogeneous nuclear ribonucleoproteins C1/C2 isoform X2, with the protein product MASSNVTNKTDPHSLNSRVFIGNLNTLLVTKADVEAIFSKYGKIVGCSVHKGYAFVQYSNERNARAAVAGEDGRMIVGQVLDINLAGEPKPHRSKTVKRSAGDMYRFVHAACSQSQCSSFSTCCWLIFLFCPLFICSSSFDLDYDFQRDYYDRMYSYQSRVPPPPPPLSRAVIPSKRPRVSLSSGGSRRTKTSFSSSSSKSSQRTSRTMKADDLQTIKRELTQIKHKVDYLLESLERMEKDHSKKSEMKSSKPEPGEVSPLHSSTSSKKEDSLKRGKESRELNDSEEEGDLLEDEDETKSRGRDYDDDDEDMRSTCFRIFFQVGKVNILFFYLTSYMNMFLLLSEKTANSAELNCNFYVFERFVTTD